Part of the Montipora foliosa isolate CH-2021 chromosome 13, ASM3666993v2, whole genome shotgun sequence genome is shown below.
CATTTACTGTTTTTCTTTGCGTTTTATCTCTTACCCTCATTACTGATGTTTTTCATTACTTGCTAGCACTTGTGTAGCTGGAGTATCATGATTGTTCGCGATTTTTTGGAAGTTCTTCGGGTTAAGCACCTTAAGCTCTATTTTAACttactttaaagtgctactataaACTTAATAAAAAAGACatcctctttttcttcaggttttgaaAGTATGCTTATTTGACACCTTACtcgcaaaattttgagctttggttTTTGTCCAAAGGCTGTTGTCTACTTTTTTTGAgcgcaagttttggatttcacggtccgccattactcatgttcaaaactgaccgattggttCTCAGAGGGTTGGTTGTAGGGAAAATTGACGTCATTtattcactagcttaaaatttcagcgtgtaaatgcaactTATTATCTATGCAAAACACCAGTTTAAAAGtatgaaagcccgaaactcctgtgctgcatattaatttcgCTGCCTACAAACGCATTacaagctagtgagcctttgacatcattttttcCTCAAACCAGCACTCAAGATTCTAaaattagtaatggcggaccatcaAATAGGAATTTCCTGTTAAAATAAACccgtctttttaaaatcaaggcttaaaacgagggtcacttagtgtttggCTAACAgtcatagtaccacttaaaggggctaggtcacgctattttaggtacttttgtttaattttgttaattatgagctctaaacgtcaaattggcagagcaagaatctcatttgcaaaatcacggtcacataacaactgagaatgattttccagctttgtaaatgacattttgatatagactgatataaatttgaaaaaaaggtgggccaacgtttttcaaatttacccaaattcaatccatttcaatcctctccagttttgtccatcgaTGTCcgttcttggcttccctgtgttttgttagagttcttctatagttttgaacagttattttgatattttattaaattctatgaccattcgagcagtgctaaaattgcctaaaattgtgtGACCTAGCCCTTTAAGTCAAATCAGTGCTTCCTGAGCAGTGACAGCAATTACAAGAAACAAATTGCTGTTCAGAAACTTTTGTTGAATATATTGTTATTTGACTTAAAAATAAAGTCTTTCAGTATTGGTAAATTGGAGTCTActgttttaatttcaaatgaaatGCCGATGTTAGTAGTTAGATTTACCAATGTTAGTAAGTAGTATAAGGTTCCAATCTTGGATTCTAAATTCCCAGTATTGGTATTATAAAGTAAGTCGTCCAACATTGGTCCAATGGAGTCCATTATTGCTAAATAAATCACCAATGTCGGTAGCTAGATGTACCAAAGCTTGTAGCTGCTATTTGAGTTCCAATGTTGGACATTAAATTTCCCATTAATTAAGTCTTCTAATACTGGTATTCAAAGTCCATGGttggtattaaaaaaaaaaaacaatattggTACTTCAACTTACCAATGTTGGTAGGCGATATTGGGGTTTCATTGTTGTTGATTATCTCACATTTCCAATGTTGGTATACTACCTTGAACCACCAATGAAACAATAGTAGAAATCCAGTGTTAGACCATGGTTGGTATGTCAAAAATTTTCTCGTGTTAACTGATAAGCGCTGCTCTTTCGCAGATCTTAGACAGAGCGGGTTGCAGTGATACTGGCCGGTTGTTATTAGCAACCTCAGGATTCCCTACCTGTAATATTGGTATCACCACGGACTCTTTCTAAGCAGATGGAAAATCTAATGTTAAAAGCGATAAAAgcggtaaccagaggtttttctgtTGTGGCCGCTAAGCGACTCGTCTTCTCGCTTAGCGGGAGGCGCTTAAAGGCTGtctcgcggctcaagaaaaacctctgtaACAAAGGTACTTACGTACtaccctgctagcagagtctctttcgaccTTCCTAGATACATCGGGACTCTGCTAGCCGCCTCGACATTTCGTAtcgagcatgcgttaaaaaattcaaatgtatttggTGTCAGTGACGCGTGACCAGTAACCACAAAATCACAAAACGGAAACAAACAGTCAGGATATTTTCAAAGAACTCTCAAACCCACGACAGCCAAGGAATCgtttcattggaaactcaagatattTCATACTTTTGaaattgccatttcattttttactgaacactttataggtttctggcagactagtttctgtaaccgacataagaaatactcatgggaatctAGACagttaaaacttgccacgctgtcgtaaatttcaaaaaaaaaaaaaaaattgatgacacgtggcgattgatcatgggTTTTTTTTACACTGGCCATTTTATAATAAGGAGTCAAAACACCGGATAACCACTTCTCATTTCGAGTGACATTGTTGTGCGCTGGTCGTTAATTAAATTTTGTCAATGTCAATGATTCCTTTTGTAAGGAGTCAAAAGCCAAGATGATATTTCACTTTTAGCGTAAATAAAGCAACAGCTGTTTGAAGAAAAACAAGGAGAAGGTACAGAAGATTGATCAGAAAAACTAGAACACGTACCAATAAACATGAATACAACGATAAATGGATCGGGGAGCTGCTCCTTCCAGTGGAATCCCACTACATACAAGATAGGAGCAACCGTCGCTTACTGCCTTATCTTCGTTATTTCGCTGGTTGGAAATTCATGTataggaataattgtttacaaaacaaaaacgttaaGGAAACCAATCAACATTTTCATAGTCAATATGGCCATGTCTGACCTGCTTGTCCCACTTATCTACATTCCCAAGCAGGTTGCAGAGTTGTATCTAAACTTCTGGCTCAAGAGTGGTGTCCTCGGCGATGCCTTGTGTAAGCTGATTCCTTTCATATTTGTGGTCTCCTTCATTGTGTCTATCCAGAGCCTGGTTCTGATATCAGTGGGTCGATTTGGAGCCGTGATATTTCCCCTCCGTTCCCCATTGATCAGTACGAAACTTTGTCCTTTGTTTATTCTCGCCTCATGGATCGTTGCAATTGCAACCATGTCGCCAAACCTGTTCATCTATAGGCTCGAGAAACGCAATGGAGAAGTATCTTGTGTTTTTAATTGGGAAGAAGCCTTTGGAGAACCTGTATCAGATACTGACGTTGCTCTTGCCTATTACATAGTTTTTGTCTTCACTCCCATCATCTCGTTAATCTTAATATACTCCATCATCCTTTTCAAGCTCAAGTTACAAAATTTTCCGGGTCAACAACCGACTGATGCTGCACAACGTAAGAAACGGAACAAAAATGTGTTGAAGTTAGCCATAGCTATCGTGTTGGGGTTAGCGTTTTGCAAATTGCCCCTGACAATTGTGTATTTAGCATATTCCTATTCCACATTGCCTTGTGCCACCCTCTTGTATATTGATATTCTCAGATGTCTTTTCGTCTCGCATTGCGCCGTCAATCCTTGCGTCTGTTTCGCGTTTTGCAGGAACTACTGTGAAGGCCTCAAGAGACTTCTGACGTGTTCTTCTGATGCATCGTAAACTGAATCCTACTCGTAGACAATCGCATTTACAGAAACAGTGATGCGTTtttcaaaagaaacaacaagcaaAAAGAGTGGTTGATGCCTTAGGAGACATGTCTAGAAAATAATGCACGACATAAGTGACTTTTCTTGAGACGTCGCTTGTAATCAAAAGGAATTTTGATCCTTAATTTTTATGTTAACTAAAATAgagtaaataaaatttgaaaaagaggGCTGGTTTCATTGTAATTAAATACCATTCTTTTCATATTCATCCGCAAGTGGCTTATGCGTTTGTATTATGCATTGCAAAAAACATTCCACTTCCATTCTTTTTTCAGCGCCATTAGTTGAAAAAATGTAATACTGAGAGGATAATTAAAAAACTGTCGGATATGAAATTTAAATTCACACTTAAAATCATGAAAATACAAATATTCAGTAACCATCAAAATGACGAATTGTTTAGTTGTTTGGAAAACCAATGCACGTTGAGAAAATTCCACCTGTTTTGAAACTTACATCTCGACAATGTCTAAGGCCTGTCGAACAAACTCGACGGAGTAGCGGGAGCCAACGCTTCAAAATGGACGCGACTTAAAGTAGCGCGTTTTCGGTTTTTCTGTTAGAAATATTCTAAAACAAAGGCAAAGTAAGTACTTCGACtaaaatgaaatatgaaattaaagacatgAATATGCATTTCAAAAACATTCTGTGGCTGACTGCCATTTGAGGAGGGGAGGTTGAGGCGGTGTATAAAATTAAGATTATCGCGTTTAAAGAAATCAACGAGTAATGATTTGAACATTTGCGGGGAAAAGGCAGAGACTGAATGGGGAGTATTATAGTTATTAGTAATTTACCTAATTGGTAGAAATGCTGctgaggggaagggagatgttcagttatgcttgcggtaatttagCGACGGTTCGTTCTTGTAATTGGAGGAAGATTTTAATAAGTCTCGagcagggacggtacaaaacgtggacccccAAACTGAACACCCAACTGGACCTCCTTCTGGACTCCAGTCgagtgaagaaagaaaacaattgctggttttcacagtgacctCATCAAATTTTCGGAGTTTTTGTCTAAAGGAGGTCAAAGATGACCTAGAAtgaatcttttttcaagtttccagttcctcGACGTCTTTCGTTCCGAAATACCccgcgagcagagtctctttcgatcttcctagatgagtcgggaagaggaaagaagactctgccagtCGCCTCTACATTTCGTATCGAGCATGTGttagaaattcaaatgtatttggTGTCAAGTAAcctcaaaaccaaaacaaacagtgatattttcgaacaactctagCAAACACAccacaatcaaggaatcatttcattggaagctcaagatagttcatacttttaaattgccattttacTTTTTACTGAAAGACTTATAGGTTGTCTGgcagactagtttctgtaatCGACATatggaggaaatactcatgcgAATTTTGATAGTTAAAAATTGCCACGcggttgtaaatttcaaaaaatattgatgatgcgtggcgattgatcatgcgcaaaaataaaaaagaaacaggtttgacaagttgAAAGTCATTCTCGACCCCAGTGATTACGCTGCTTTAGACATGCGCAAAAGAGCTCTGGAGTCGAGATtggtcgaaactggactgactcatccatttctttggatgagtggCAAATCGGagaatgtcgaggcggctggcagagtcttctttcttcttcccgacttatctaggaagatcgagaGAGACTCCGCTCGCAGGGTAGTtccgaaaatacagcattttgaatttccgaattgtcaccttgcatgacaccatgatacaaagctatttggttgaaaaaatgtctatccttgtgaatctcagcagtttgagcctttcaagcaCATTATGAGATGTgttcatttacatgtattttatctcatgagcgaaaagtaagacatcctcggagacccaggggcagatcgcggaggcaagggaaAGTCTAAAACGGCAAAAtaaaatggcgacgaagaaaagcatagtagtgcgagaagagcccctggggacaccTTCTGACctgaccagttccaaacagtaGAGGTAATTCTcaagtctgattggtgccagaaattctttttgtttttctgcccaatcagaggtcatCAGGCCGTGAAGTTGTTTTgtgtcttcttacacggaaacCACTTGATCACCATACTCGCctggttcgtttggcaaggttttgctcgaggagaaaagtctcaatcacagcacaaaatgtacaggaaatcgttcggaatatcgaCGGAGAAATACGCTTGACCTTTCGTAAGTATCGttacagtagcgtatttccaagtgtgcgatTTGTTTAAAAATGTCCTCCCCGATTCATCTAAAATAGCATTGATTAATTTTGATCTGACAATTATATTTATTCTGCCCCCTTTTCCTAGTCGtggtatttctagatttcttacATGAATTGCGGTGGCAGAAACTTTGCTGATCTCAAGAAATTCTTGATCGCACGGGCCACACGCAGCTTGACTTTATTTCAATGCGCCCTAAATTCAATGCGATGGAACTCGTGTTCTCTTCACGATATTTCACGATGAGCCACCCGAAAGAAACAGTTGACGAAAGTACTGTTGTCGAGTGCGTTCTtacgtttttgttaacaaacagAGAAGCGAAACCTTTATGGTGAATTTTTGAGGATATTTGAAGAAGTTTTCGACCAAACTTAAAAGTCCAAGCAAATGTTGGTCTTTCTCATGCATTGTGCGACACACTTCTCAAACTTGTTGAAAAGGAGATATCCCCATTCTCCTTTGATATCGAGGCAAGGGGATGCACAAACTGATTGTCACATTGGCAAGGAAAAAGGTTATAGAATTCCCTTTGAAAATGTACCATTTAAGCCAATTTCACCATCCTTGGTGATGTCTTGTCCTGGTGAGTTAAAAAATCACCATGAGGAAAGCACCCAACACCAAAATCAAGTTGCCACTGCTTTCCAAAATCAAGCAAAGGAACATCCGTCAACGTATGCACATTGCCAATAATTATgtatacatacacacactgTATGTCGATGTAGAAACACGTTTTATTATACTGACAGTGtactagaaaataaaatttggcaAATTAAAGGCAGTGTCTGTTACGATGTTCTGGGTTGAGTAGAGCTGGGGAAAATGCTCCACCCAACGCTGCAGCTGCATGCTTTAATCAGTGATGACCTTACCAGTCTTTGATTTGAGCGGGGCAGTTTTGACTCTCGTAGGGCGAGTGGCAGTTTGGATGCCCTCATACATGCCCTTTGCGTGGCCATAGTCCGCTGCTAGCTAGATTTTGGCGCATAAGTTCTGCCAGTACTCGTTGGCACAGCGGCGGGCAGTCTTCTGGGTCTAGCTCCTAGCTGCTCGAAGGGCGTCGCGTGTGCTTGGGAAAGGGTTCTGCTTGTGAGCCAGTATCGCTTTCCTCTTGGCCTCAGTGACTGGCTGTATTTCTTCCCAGCAAGCCTTGAACCAGTCAGCATTCTTGCGTTCTTTCTTGCCGAATGCAGCCATGGGTGAGTCGTAGATGGCATCACGGAGGTGAGACCATTTGTGAGCGTTCAattcgtgggttcaattcccaccctggtcagagtttttctctgtacttgtgtgggcccatttccatcagtagggctaacgctcacatggttcatatgggatataagtCTAGCACTTAACAtttcactctattcagttaactctgtttaaaatataagtgctacacggccaacgtttgtataaacgtaacctttccttgtacttgtacatgttcattgccgtgacattaatatcttcaattcccacggcctgctcccgtctgaccttgtagctcagtcggtagagcggcggagatctaacccgaaggtcgtgggttcaattcccaccctggtcagagtttttctctgtccttgtgtgggcccatttccatcagtagggctaacgctcacatggttcatatgggatataagtctagcacttcacatttcactctattcagttaactctaagCAAATATATGCCCTCGGAACTTGGGATTACGGGTAGTGTTTCCTGCAGAGCCTCGTAGCATTGATCCTTAGCTTCTGGCGTGGAGTTGGGGCGTAGGCGGATGTGATGTTCACAAAGCCTCCCGACGTTTTCACGCGAAGGGCAAGAATTCTCTATGACCATCTAGAGGGAGTGTCTGTGAAGGCAATCATTGCgtttctcacggcaaaacctACGCCGTACTGTCCCGGCTAGTCCTCGGACAGGCCTTGCCAGAAGAAGGTGTAGTCTCTTTCCATAAGTGACCTACTGTCAGCCAGTCGGGTTTTCTGGAGACAGGCGACGCCGATGTTGAGTCGTACCAGCTCTACGCACCAAGTAGAGTGAGGCTGCGAGGGCCTCTCCCACCGTGGAACGAGACCCCTGGCGCCCCTTCTTACGCCAACCAGTCAGATCTAAGAACCGGTAAACTGCCTCGTCCCGTGTTGTGCCGGAGTCTTGCGACATCGCTGGAGTGCCCTCTCCAATTTTCGCTAGGGCTTGGGCGGGAAGATAACGAGACGCTGGGCTGCCCGTACGACAGTGTCCCTCTCTCGCTGTAACTGGCCGGGTCCAAGGGAAAGGGAGAACCAACACAACCTGGGGCTAGTTCCACTGTAGAAGCTGTCGGAAGGAAGTGCTGAGCACCTGCCACCCCGCCTTAGGGGATCCACTCCGGATTTGTCCTTGAGGTTTACTCCTTAAACTTTCCTGAGATCGGGTATAGCGGCAAGGCAGCAGAGGTTTGAAATCAGGGTTTACCTTCCCCTAGATGGGCTGCCTTCACAGGCTAAGAGCCCCATTTAATCTGGGCAACTGGTTTAAAGGCGCCAGTAGCTTCGCCTTCTCCCCTTCTCCAGTCGGTGGTACCAGTTCCGCCTCGCGGGGGCCAGAAGTTGGACTTAGCTGACAGAGGCTCTTAGATTCGTACCGCATTGGGAGCATCTAGAGAGTTTGTGAGAGCCCAGTTTTACGACTCACTTCCCGGCTATAACAGCCTTACGGAACTGAACTAACCGTGAAATAACATATCTTTATTTtctctgaaaagaaaaacaactcgCTGTCAGGCCGCCTCACAGTTCGAGTGTTGCACTGAAAAGGCTTCCTTGTAAAACACTTTACAGCCGAAATTACCAATCAAAAATGCCGTTTAAAggcatagttttttttcttcaaatggcGCTCAAAGCTAGCGAAGAGTGaccttaaggcgctgttactCTGTGTAatgtttgttgtttagaattaagttctactttttgtgcaacttgtctgCAACGACTTTGGctgttgcagggtatgttacactgtgaaatgtttcgcgcaacttgtcccgccacaatgtcaccaaaacattgcgagacaagttgcactcacagtgtaacagcgcctatAAGGAATCGGGCTCGTATTTCTCGTTGTCTTCTTTTTTTCGAACCGTTCAGCCTCATTTACATTAGGAAGTTTTCCTTCTAAAccccacttgtcaaggaaaacttgccgactgtacacacttgcaagttttccttgacaagtttcccTTGGTACTTTAAAtggaaaatatgacaagtttaccttaacaagtgcacttgacaactAATTTACATTAGCAAATATCTTCCTTGACAAATGTCCTAAATCATTTTcgttgctttcttctatagaaaaattcagtgcctaacaagtgaatttcacggtaaattttacgctaaaaacgatattgcatgaatcacgaagcgatgagtacgatgtCGGTTTTTCGAGGGattttactttggaattcaccagtttggcaatgaatttttcttgaaccacatgacttttaaaagaaaacaagcacaccctcagctaccgaatggaaaaggaaaagggccatCTCAGAGTccactgtcaatagccagcgaataggaatcaccaTAAAATTAGAAggcataaaaaaaactttttttaaaattcaaggtaaaagaagagttttactgaagtATTTTATTCCACTTTAAATCTCTGAAAGCGAGATCACTCACactttgatgtatttcattgaaacacgccaggttggcttggaacaagaagcaggaaaatacggcaatgcaaccaagaaacgACGAACTTcgaacaagatccgctccaacacttaaataacgtttacgtgatttaaacaaacttctgaaaacacaagctagtgagattcccccctaattttacgaaaacGTATTGGGATTATAACATAAGGGAAAAATCTTCTTGTCACTGTAGAGGCACAACGAAACCAGTTGGggaaacggattaaaaaagtataaaaggggtagtttctaaagaaactgtggtgctgcgtcggtggcgaagtagtacacaaaaatttggttttatcaacggagttgatgatgtaaattgatcaccgtacagaaattctaaaagcacttgttcgcttacattttagagcaaaacaaacaaacaaatcaacttaaagtttgtttttatgTCCAAAGAGTACAGAAAATTGttgtttaattccagttgacaataaaaattccattttcattcctgaacaaagaaagaaccgattaaaacaccttttaaaaatacgcattcactttaaataacgcatccgtaaaaataacaaacggtttagtgcccaaggaaagaattttgtggagcaacttcttccactaagtatgagctattactggtattctgttttgacgttgtcgttctcgttcgctcccctttcgtttctgttctagacataggtcctccaggcatcatatcaaagatatgccaaaaattgcaatacagagaaaaaagcagctctaagcaaattaaaaataagctCTCAgctttactgcgcctttcaataacatgcggacttataaattcaaaggtcaaccgacaaatgcgttttttgctaccgtcaatcaaatgttcgggggctcctcccagcttccgactatgttgaaagaactgggctcaacgatgtgatttgattactgcgcgcTCGACAGTAATCGGAAGCTCGAAGGAGcggccgaacatttgattgacggtagcgaaaaacgcatttgtcggttgaccttttaatttaagagtccgcatgttattgtaAGGCGCAGTAAGTTTATACCCCTCCGATTcgtgacttgaataactgcgcagccaccagtgtggaccacatatatcatgatatgtcaaactggattgaaaccagcaaaaaatgcagaaagaaaacatcttccgaaccgttttccacctgaacacgataTACCGAACCTGTAAACTCACTCGATTGCGTTGAGTTTTACTCAGCCTTTTAACCGGCAAACTCGCAAAAACTGGCTCGCTGATCAACTCAAAATTCACCGTACAATTTTTTCACTCACATGTCATTGCCTCATTTGGAAACCAAAGCGCACGTGATCAATGTCACATAACAACAACGACTATGGGGGAGAGGGGTAAGTCTATTACTCTCGCACACAACTCCCCTAAAAATTGAAACTATCAATTTTTACAATCCTTAACAAAATATCATGCAACTTGTAAAACAGTTCAGTTCAGATTTAGTCCTCCTCTTCTGCTCGGATTTGTACTGCAATCCGTTCAGCTGCCTGTTGAGCTGCAGGTCTCTGCACTTTCTGATTCCTTGGCTGCCCTTCGTCTCTCCTCCACTCTTGCAGGTGAACACTGTAATCCACTCCTCGTATCTCCAATGGACAAACTAGCGGTagaggtctcttaaaagtgtgTCCCTTAAGCAACAAAATCACACCTCTAACAACACAGTCCTTGCCTTGAATGAGGCGGACACTTTCCCTTTCTTCCACTCTCCACGGTTCTTTCCGTCTCCAACGACAAGAACAACTTCTCCGACTACGGGTGTAGCTCCCTCTTTCTCG
Proteins encoded:
- the LOC137983351 gene encoding QRFP-like peptide receptor; translated protein: MNTTINGSGSCSFQWNPTTYKIGATVAYCLIFVISLVGNSCIGIIVYKTKTLRKPINIFIVNMAMSDLLVPLIYIPKQVAELYLNFWLKSGVLGDALCKLIPFIFVVSFIVSIQSLVLISVGRFGAVIFPLRSPLISTKLCPLFILASWIVAIATMSPNLFIYRLEKRNGEVSCVFNWEEAFGEPVSDTDVALAYYIVFVFTPIISLILIYSIILFKLKLQNFPGQQPTDAAQRKKRNKNVLKLAIAIVLGLAFCKLPLTIVYLAYSYSTLPCATLLYIDILRCLFVSHCAVNPCVCFAFCRNYCEGLKRLLTCSSDAS